One segment of Gemmatimonadota bacterium DNA contains the following:
- a CDS encoding DUF4412 domain-containing protein has protein sequence MTWQMSEKNQQMVQTYKGGMVRTEMGREGRQAVMIMDAAGKKMTMIMPSEKMYMTMDRSQGGPMGGMDHGPAKTPKITATGKTETIAGRSCEVYRYAEEEGKPDKMEMCVAKGLGYFLMGSGGGMGRRDPMADVTGAAANPEYARLYKDGFFPLRVSKLEGGKAEQMMIVTKLEPKTVDASAFQVPAGYQEMKMPGMR, from the coding sequence GTGACCTGGCAGATGAGCGAGAAGAACCAGCAGATGGTGCAGACCTACAAGGGCGGGATGGTGCGCACCGAGATGGGCCGGGAGGGGCGGCAGGCGGTGATGATCATGGACGCGGCGGGGAAGAAGATGACGATGATCATGCCCTCCGAGAAGATGTACATGACCATGGACCGGAGCCAGGGCGGCCCGATGGGCGGCATGGACCATGGGCCGGCCAAGACCCCCAAGATCACCGCCACCGGCAAGACCGAGACGATCGCGGGCCGCAGCTGCGAGGTGTACCGCTACGCCGAGGAAGAGGGCAAGCCGGACAAGATGGAGATGTGCGTGGCCAAGGGGCTGGGCTACTTCCTCATGGGCTCCGGGGGCGGGATGGGCCGCCGCGACCCGATGGCCGACGTGACCGGCGCCGCGGCGAACCCCGAGTACGCGCGGCTCTACAAGGACGGCTTCTTCCCGCTCCGGGTGAGCAAGCTCGAGGGCGGCAAGGCGGAGCAGATGATGATCGTGACCAAGCTCGAGCCGAAGACGGTGGATGCCTCGGCGTTCCAGGTGCCGGCGGGGTACCAGGAGATGAAGATGCCGGGGATGCGGTAG
- a CDS encoding TIGR03546 family protein: protein MLTVLKLFQSLFKTLHSDGTPGQVAAGIMLGAGIGLTPLLSAHNLVLFAAIVLLNVSFGGGMLGLALFTPVGFLLDPLFDRVGLALLRAPGLAGLWTDWYNIPLLPYTNFNNSVTLGSIVTWLVLTVPIYWGAKLAIARYRATYGARVMNSRFMKGLKASKAYNVYAWFNPE, encoded by the coding sequence ATGCTGACGGTCCTCAAGCTCTTCCAGTCCCTGTTCAAGACCCTCCACTCCGACGGCACCCCCGGTCAGGTGGCGGCGGGGATCATGCTGGGCGCCGGGATCGGGCTTACCCCGCTGCTCTCGGCCCACAACCTGGTGCTCTTCGCCGCCATCGTCCTGCTCAACGTCTCCTTCGGCGGCGGGATGCTCGGCCTGGCGCTGTTCACCCCGGTGGGCTTCCTGCTCGACCCGCTCTTCGACCGCGTGGGCCTGGCGCTGCTCCGCGCCCCCGGCCTGGCCGGCCTGTGGACCGACTGGTACAACATCCCGCTGCTGCCCTACACCAACTTCAACAACTCCGTGACCCTCGGCAGCATCGTCACCTGGCTGGTGCTCACGGTACCGATCTACTGGGGCGCCAAGCTGGCCATCGCCCGCTACCGCGCCACCTACGGCGCCAGGGTGATGAACTCCCGCTTCATGAAGGGCCTCAAGGCGTCGAAGGCCTACAACGTCTACGCCTGGTTCAACCCCGAATGA
- the thrA gene encoding bifunctional aspartate kinase/homoserine dehydrogenase I has translation MARQTAPLEVHKFGGASLADPPAVRHAVSILQGRPGPRVVVVSAMAGVTDLLLTAAAKAQAGDVTAAYQAAAQLRERHHAAAKALAPAGAVRNELLAFIDAQVDELETLAKGLSILRELTPRTSDFLVARGERLSARLVTAALLAAGVSTKHIDATEVVRTDAGFGNASPDLDGTDARMRKALKPLLARGVTPVVTGFIGQAPSGEVTTLGRGGSDLTAALVGRALGAARVSLWKDVPGLLTADPRVVPDARVLPQLNVREAAELAYYGAKVLHPRALIPILGRKVPLFVRPFAAPADEGTEVSERVTGLEVPVKALSGAGGQALVTVEGNGMLGVPGVAARTFAALHREGISVSLITQASSEHSICFSVPAESAEAARRCLTEAFRDEITHREIDGVRLTPGVATIAVVGLGMAGTPGVARRVFSALAEAGINVIAIAQGSSELNISAVVGEAQARDAQRAIHAAFQLGKVGGGSAAPRDRLDVFLLGFGRIGRSFTELVGELPAQGPKVRIVGVADRSGVVFDPAGLSAHRLTAVAREKAKGHSLRHLEGGAPWNAEFAVKAATRHALSHPVLVDVTADDTTEVLRGALSHGMDVVLANKKPLAGSAAGAEALLALARTHGRRLRHEATVGAGLPVMDTFAKLLETGDEVLSIEGCLSGTLGFLLSELERGTTFSDALRAAMDKGFTEPDPRDDLSGADVARKALILGRLMGFSGEPGSVVTESLVPPDARALPLKQFLARLGTWDEHFARKVREARQAGKVLRYVATVSPRRLRVGLTAVSPESPFAALKGTDNQIVFTTARYKEHPLVIRGPGAGPLVTAAGVLNDVLALARR, from the coding sequence ATGGCCCGTCAGACTGCCCCCCTGGAAGTCCACAAGTTCGGAGGTGCCTCGCTCGCCGATCCCCCGGCGGTGCGGCACGCCGTGTCGATCCTGCAGGGCCGCCCCGGCCCGCGGGTGGTGGTCGTCTCCGCGATGGCGGGGGTGACCGACCTGCTGCTCACCGCCGCCGCCAAGGCGCAGGCCGGCGACGTCACGGCCGCGTACCAGGCGGCGGCGCAGCTGCGGGAGCGGCACCACGCGGCGGCGAAGGCGCTGGCCCCGGCCGGCGCGGTGCGCAACGAGCTGCTGGCCTTCATCGACGCGCAGGTGGACGAGCTGGAGACGCTGGCCAAGGGGCTGTCGATCCTGCGGGAGCTGACGCCCCGCACCAGCGACTTCCTGGTGGCCCGGGGCGAGCGGCTCTCGGCGCGGCTGGTGACCGCCGCGCTGCTCGCCGCCGGGGTGAGCACCAAGCATATCGACGCCACCGAGGTGGTGCGCACCGACGCCGGCTTCGGCAACGCCTCCCCCGACCTCGACGGCACCGACGCCCGGATGCGGAAGGCGCTCAAGCCGCTGCTGGCCAGGGGCGTGACGCCGGTGGTCACTGGCTTCATCGGCCAGGCGCCGTCGGGGGAGGTCACCACGCTGGGCCGGGGCGGCTCGGACCTGACGGCGGCGCTGGTGGGCCGCGCCCTCGGCGCCGCGCGGGTGAGCCTCTGGAAGGACGTGCCGGGGCTGCTCACCGCCGACCCGCGGGTAGTGCCCGACGCGCGGGTGCTGCCCCAGCTCAACGTGCGCGAGGCGGCGGAGCTGGCCTACTACGGCGCCAAGGTGCTCCACCCCCGCGCCCTGATCCCGATCCTGGGCCGCAAGGTGCCGCTCTTCGTGCGGCCCTTCGCGGCCCCGGCCGACGAGGGCACGGAGGTGTCGGAACGGGTGACCGGGCTCGAGGTGCCGGTGAAGGCGCTCTCCGGCGCCGGCGGCCAGGCGCTGGTGACGGTCGAGGGGAACGGGATGCTCGGCGTACCGGGCGTGGCGGCGCGGACCTTCGCGGCGCTGCACCGCGAGGGGATCTCGGTGTCGCTCATCACCCAGGCCAGCTCGGAACACTCGATCTGCTTCTCGGTGCCGGCGGAGAGCGCGGAGGCGGCGCGGCGCTGCCTGACCGAGGCCTTCCGCGACGAGATCACCCACCGCGAGATCGACGGGGTGCGGCTCACGCCCGGCGTGGCGACGATCGCGGTGGTGGGCCTCGGCATGGCGGGGACGCCGGGGGTGGCGCGGCGGGTGTTCTCGGCGCTGGCCGAGGCCGGGATCAACGTCATCGCGATCGCGCAGGGGTCGAGCGAGCTCAACATCTCGGCGGTGGTGGGCGAGGCGCAGGCGCGGGACGCGCAGCGCGCCATCCACGCCGCCTTCCAGCTGGGCAAGGTGGGCGGCGGCTCGGCCGCGCCGCGCGACCGGCTGGACGTCTTCCTGCTCGGCTTCGGGCGGATCGGGCGCAGCTTCACCGAGCTGGTGGGCGAGCTGCCGGCGCAGGGGCCCAAGGTGCGGATCGTGGGCGTGGCCGACCGCAGCGGCGTGGTGTTCGACCCGGCCGGCCTCTCGGCGCACCGGCTCACGGCGGTGGCGCGGGAGAAGGCCAAGGGCCACTCGCTGCGGCACCTCGAGGGCGGGGCACCGTGGAACGCGGAGTTCGCGGTGAAGGCCGCCACCCGGCACGCGCTGTCGCACCCGGTGCTGGTGGACGTGACCGCCGACGATACCACCGAGGTGCTGCGCGGGGCGCTGAGCCACGGGATGGACGTGGTGCTCGCCAACAAGAAGCCGCTGGCGGGAAGCGCGGCGGGCGCGGAGGCGCTGCTGGCGCTGGCCCGCACCCACGGCCGGCGGCTGCGGCACGAGGCCACGGTGGGCGCCGGCCTGCCGGTGATGGACACCTTCGCCAAGCTGCTCGAGACCGGGGACGAGGTGCTCTCCATCGAGGGGTGCCTCTCGGGGACCCTGGGCTTCCTGCTGTCGGAGCTGGAGCGGGGAACGACGTTCTCGGACGCCCTCCGCGCCGCCATGGACAAGGGCTTCACCGAACCCGACCCGCGGGACGACCTCTCCGGCGCCGACGTGGCGCGGAAGGCGCTGATCCTGGGCCGGCTCATGGGCTTCAGCGGCGAGCCGGGCTCGGTGGTGACCGAGTCGCTGGTGCCGCCCGACGCGCGGGCGCTGCCGCTCAAGCAGTTCCTGGCCCGGCTCGGCACCTGGGACGAGCACTTTGCCCGCAAGGTCCGGGAGGCGCGGCAGGCGGGGAAGGTGCTGCGCTACGTGGCCACGGTGTCCCCGCGGCGGCTCCGGGTGGGGCTCACGGCGGTGAGCCCCGAGAGCCCCTTCGCCGCGCTCAAGGGCACCGACAACCAGATCGTGTTCACCACCGCGCGCTACAAGGAGCACCCGCTGGTGATCCGCGGCCCGGGCGCGGGCCCGCTGGTGACGGCGGCGGGGGTGCTGAACGACGTGCTGGCGCTGGCGAGGAGATAG
- a CDS encoding Re/Si-specific NAD(P)(+) transhydrogenase subunit alpha, with product MRIAVPAETAPNERRVALVPESCKKLIQSGYEVAVEAGAGAAAGFADAAYTAVGAQVVADARALVASGDLVLKVNPPTHGGSRDEVSWLKPGAIVVCSLMPLRNLGVVPPLAAKQVTAFATDAIPRTTRAQAMDTLSSMANITGYKGVLLAAAELNRYFPMFMTAAGMVTPAKVFVIGAGVAGLQAIATARRLGANVLATDVRPEVKEQIESVGAKYVGIDLKDGAAAGGGYAKELSAEDQARQRQMLVDQCAQSDVVITTALIGGVFAPKLLTAETVRSMKPGSVIVDLGADGGGNCELSKPGQLVVEGGVTILAPLNVPATMPNHASLLFSRNLTSFVQAFTKDKAFVLDFNDDIQQGAVITHAGEVKHARTRDALAKAGA from the coding sequence ATGCGCATCGCTGTACCCGCGGAGACCGCTCCCAACGAGCGGCGGGTGGCGCTGGTTCCGGAGTCCTGCAAGAAACTCATCCAATCAGGGTACGAGGTGGCGGTGGAGGCCGGGGCGGGGGCCGCCGCGGGCTTCGCCGACGCCGCCTACACCGCGGTCGGCGCCCAGGTGGTGGCCGATGCCCGGGCCCTGGTGGCCTCCGGCGACCTCGTCCTCAAGGTGAATCCGCCCACCCACGGCGGCAGCCGCGACGAGGTGTCCTGGCTCAAGCCCGGCGCCATCGTGGTCTGCTCCCTGATGCCGCTGCGCAACCTCGGCGTGGTCCCGCCGCTGGCCGCGAAGCAGGTCACCGCCTTCGCCACCGACGCCATCCCGCGCACCACCCGGGCCCAGGCCATGGACACCCTCTCGTCCATGGCCAACATCACCGGGTACAAGGGCGTGCTGCTCGCCGCGGCGGAGCTCAACCGCTACTTCCCCATGTTCATGACCGCCGCCGGCATGGTCACGCCGGCCAAGGTGTTCGTGATCGGCGCCGGCGTGGCGGGGCTGCAGGCCATCGCCACCGCGCGGCGGCTCGGCGCCAACGTGCTGGCCACCGACGTGCGGCCCGAGGTCAAGGAGCAGATCGAGAGCGTCGGCGCCAAGTACGTCGGCATCGACCTCAAGGACGGCGCCGCCGCCGGCGGCGGCTACGCCAAGGAGCTCTCGGCCGAGGACCAGGCCCGGCAGCGCCAGATGCTGGTCGACCAGTGCGCCCAGTCGGACGTGGTCATCACCACCGCGCTCATCGGCGGCGTGTTCGCGCCCAAGCTGCTCACCGCCGAGACGGTGCGCTCCATGAAGCCGGGGTCGGTCATCGTGGACCTGGGCGCCGACGGCGGCGGCAACTGCGAGCTCTCGAAGCCCGGGCAGCTGGTGGTCGAGGGGGGCGTCACCATCCTGGCGCCGCTCAACGTCCCGGCCACCATGCCCAACCACGCGAGCCTGCTCTTCTCCCGGAACCTGACCTCGTTCGTCCAGGCGTTCACCAAGGACAAGGCCTTCGTGCTCGACTTCAACGATGACATCCAGCAGGGGGCGGTGATCACCCACGCGGGCGAGGTGAAGCACGCCCGCACCCGGGACGCCCTCGCCAAGGCGGGCGCATGA
- a CDS encoding TIGR03545 family protein yields the protein MTRAAFKIFRWRAVGVILLAFVALVICWFLFAETLIRKSAEDSLSETLGTQVDIGRLVIREGDVAVDVGDLAIADPRNPARNLLEAGTITVDLDPVPLAEKKIVIDQVQLSGLRFLTTRATPARPADPNSPAGRLLRETEAWARDKFNFPKLALGRVDTVKSLVLNPEQLGSVQAAKAFLGQVDSTRAAFEQSLAALELTPLVDSAGALATRLAQTDPKKLGLAGARDAAQQVQRTLDRVKQARQRLQALEQTARGSAAALGQGLADVDAARQRDYAFAKGLLNLPSFDAPNIGQSLFGQQSTDYFQQALYYAQVLQKYVPPGLQPWNRPGPKRTRLDGTTVEFPREREYPRFLLRQGSIDLAAGQGEQHRFEASFGGITSQPALYGRPATLSAAGRIGGATPLDVTLALLSRHYGAAPTDSLVARVGGVPLPAIPLPGLPFAVNPGTSTVGFSFSLSGDRLHGSWDLTSDRAAWSADTSRLRAAGLVENTVWRVVSGLTQLRVRAELGGTIASPTLRVQSNLDDAIADRLKGLVSEELARAEQKARAAVDQLVDQQLTALRGRVGEFSSQALARLPVEKSQLDGVQQRLETELKRLTRGAAGGLSLPRLP from the coding sequence ATGACCCGCGCCGCCTTCAAGATCTTCCGCTGGCGCGCCGTCGGCGTCATCCTGCTCGCCTTCGTGGCGCTGGTGATCTGCTGGTTCCTCTTCGCCGAGACGCTGATCCGGAAATCCGCCGAGGACAGCCTGTCGGAGACCCTGGGCACCCAGGTGGACATCGGCCGCCTCGTCATCCGCGAGGGCGACGTGGCGGTGGACGTGGGCGACCTCGCCATCGCCGACCCGCGGAACCCCGCCCGCAACCTGCTCGAGGCCGGCACCATCACCGTGGACCTCGACCCGGTGCCGCTGGCCGAGAAGAAGATCGTCATCGACCAGGTGCAGCTGTCGGGCCTCCGCTTCCTGACCACCCGCGCCACTCCCGCGCGCCCCGCCGACCCCAACAGCCCCGCCGGCCGGCTGCTGCGCGAGACCGAGGCCTGGGCCCGCGACAAATTCAACTTCCCCAAGCTCGCCCTGGGCCGGGTGGACACGGTCAAGAGCCTGGTGCTCAACCCCGAGCAGCTCGGCTCGGTGCAGGCGGCCAAGGCGTTCCTCGGCCAGGTGGATTCCACCCGCGCCGCCTTCGAGCAGTCGCTGGCCGCCCTCGAGCTCACGCCGCTGGTCGACAGCGCCGGCGCGCTCGCCACCCGGCTGGCGCAGACCGACCCGAAGAAGCTCGGCCTCGCCGGCGCCCGCGACGCCGCGCAGCAGGTGCAGCGCACCCTCGACCGGGTCAAACAGGCCCGGCAGCGGCTGCAGGCGCTGGAACAGACCGCGCGGGGCTCCGCCGCGGCGCTGGGGCAGGGCCTCGCCGACGTCGATGCCGCCCGCCAGCGCGATTACGCCTTCGCCAAGGGGCTGCTCAACCTGCCCAGCTTCGACGCCCCCAACATCGGGCAGTCGCTCTTCGGGCAGCAGAGCACCGACTACTTCCAGCAGGCGCTGTACTACGCGCAGGTGCTGCAGAAGTACGTGCCGCCGGGCCTGCAGCCGTGGAACCGGCCCGGTCCCAAGCGCACCCGCCTGGACGGCACCACCGTCGAGTTCCCCAGGGAGCGGGAGTATCCCCGCTTCCTGCTGCGGCAGGGGAGCATCGACCTCGCGGCGGGGCAGGGGGAGCAGCACCGATTCGAGGCCAGCTTCGGCGGCATCACCAGCCAGCCGGCGCTCTACGGCCGGCCCGCCACGCTGAGCGCCGCGGGGCGGATCGGCGGCGCCACCCCGCTCGACGTCACCCTGGCGCTGCTCTCGCGGCACTACGGCGCGGCGCCCACCGATTCGCTGGTGGCGCGGGTGGGGGGCGTGCCGCTCCCGGCCATCCCGCTCCCGGGGCTGCCCTTCGCCGTGAACCCCGGGACCAGCACCGTCGGCTTCAGCTTCAGCCTCTCCGGCGACCGGCTGCACGGCAGCTGGGACCTCACCAGCGACCGCGCCGCGTGGAGCGCCGACACCAGCCGGCTCCGCGCGGCCGGGCTGGTCGAGAACACCGTCTGGCGGGTGGTGAGCGGGCTGACCCAGCTCCGGGTGCGGGCCGAGCTGGGCGGCACCATCGCGAGCCCCACGCTCCGGGTGCAGTCCAACCTCGACGACGCCATCGCCGACCGCCTCAAGGGGCTGGTGAGCGAGGAGCTGGCGCGGGCGGAGCAGAAGGCGCGCGCGGCGGTGGACCAGCTGGTGGACCAGCAGCTCACCGCACTGCGCGGCAGGGTGGGGGAGTTCTCCAGTCAGGCGCTGGCGCGGCTGCCGGTGGAGAAGTCGCAGCTCGACGGCGTGCAGCAGCGGCTGGAGACGGAACTCAAGCGCCTCACGCGCGGGGCGGCCGGCGGGCTTTCCCTGCCCCGGCTCCCATGA
- a CDS encoding homoserine kinase — protein MSDRVRVFAPGSVGNVGPGLDIMGMALAGPGDVVEAAHAAEPGVVVLDAGHPDLPKEAGANTAALAAQAAIRAAGRPEAGLTLRITKGLPLSGGQGGSAASAVAGAVAANALLQLHLTEQQLLESALAAEACVAGWHLDNILPSLIGGIVLIRDARACDYARLPWPAGLRVVVAHPGQRLRTAEGRAVLPREIPRDVAVYQAAQVAGMVLAFTTGDLDLLRRSLDDRIAEPARAPLLPGFPAAKAAALEAGALGCSISGSGPTAFAFAANDAAGVIVAAAMARAYAAAGVPCTTRVTEVSATGARLLEGH, from the coding sequence GTGAGTGATCGGGTGCGGGTGTTTGCGCCGGGGAGCGTGGGGAACGTGGGCCCCGGGCTCGACATCATGGGGATGGCGCTGGCCGGCCCCGGGGATGTCGTGGAGGCGGCGCACGCGGCGGAGCCGGGCGTGGTGGTGCTCGACGCCGGTCACCCCGACCTCCCGAAGGAAGCCGGCGCCAACACCGCCGCGCTCGCGGCCCAGGCGGCCATCCGCGCCGCCGGCCGGCCCGAGGCGGGACTCACCCTCCGCATCACCAAGGGGCTGCCGCTCTCCGGCGGCCAGGGCGGGAGCGCCGCGAGCGCCGTGGCCGGCGCGGTGGCGGCGAACGCCCTGCTCCAGCTGCACCTCACCGAACAGCAGCTGCTCGAGTCGGCGCTCGCCGCCGAGGCGTGCGTGGCCGGCTGGCACCTGGACAACATCCTGCCGTCGCTGATCGGGGGGATCGTGCTGATCCGCGACGCCCGCGCCTGCGACTACGCCCGGCTCCCGTGGCCCGCCGGGCTGCGGGTGGTGGTGGCGCACCCGGGGCAGCGGCTGCGCACCGCCGAGGGGCGCGCGGTGCTGCCGCGGGAGATCCCGCGGGACGTGGCGGTGTACCAGGCGGCGCAGGTGGCGGGGATGGTACTGGCGTTCACCACCGGCGACCTGGACCTGCTGCGCCGCTCGCTCGACGACCGCATCGCGGAGCCGGCGCGGGCGCCGCTGCTGCCGGGCTTCCCGGCCGCCAAGGCGGCGGCGCTCGAGGCCGGCGCGCTGGGCTGCTCCATCTCCGGCAGCGGGCCGACGGCCTTCGCCTTCGCGGCGAACGACGCCGCCGGCGTGATCGTCGCCGCGGCGATGGCGCGGGCCTACGCCGCCGCCGGGGTGCCCTGCACCACCCGGGTCACCGAGGTGAGCGCCACCGGCGCGCGCCTGCTCGAGGGGCACTGA
- a CDS encoding calcium/sodium antiporter, whose product MSLALAAGLVLLGLLVLAGGGELLVRGATALARHAGVTPAVIGLTVVAMGTSLPELVVSATAALGGQPAIAMGNVIGSNIFNVVGVLGITALITRLPVTGSTVKLEWPVMALVSCLVPVVARDGLVDRSEGAFLLAGLVAFTGYMVYVGRRQVGGPEEAQFAAEAERRSVRGPMARLALAAGAVGAGLLLLVFGGKILVLGAVELARFAGLTERVIGLTVVAIGTSMPEVAASVVAALRGRTDVAVANLLGSNIFNILGILGVTAVIQPVPVAAETLRVDLVWMLLTAFVLFPVLRSGMRVSRLEGLLLLGIYAAYLVTLLR is encoded by the coding sequence ATGAGCCTTGCCCTCGCGGCTGGCCTGGTCCTGCTCGGGCTCCTGGTCCTCGCCGGCGGGGGCGAACTGCTGGTGCGCGGCGCCACCGCCCTCGCGCGCCACGCCGGTGTCACCCCCGCGGTGATCGGCCTGACGGTCGTGGCGATGGGGACCTCCCTGCCCGAGCTGGTGGTCAGCGCCACCGCCGCCCTTGGCGGGCAGCCGGCCATCGCCATGGGCAACGTGATCGGCTCCAACATCTTCAACGTCGTCGGGGTGCTGGGGATCACCGCGCTGATCACGCGTCTGCCGGTCACCGGCTCCACCGTGAAGCTGGAGTGGCCGGTCATGGCGCTGGTGAGCTGCCTGGTGCCGGTGGTCGCCCGCGATGGCCTGGTCGACCGGAGCGAGGGCGCCTTCCTGCTGGCCGGCCTCGTCGCCTTCACCGGCTACATGGTCTACGTCGGGCGGCGGCAGGTGGGGGGGCCGGAGGAGGCGCAGTTCGCCGCCGAGGCGGAGCGGCGCTCCGTGCGCGGGCCGATGGCGCGCCTGGCGCTGGCCGCCGGGGCGGTGGGCGCGGGGCTGCTGCTGCTCGTCTTCGGCGGGAAGATCCTGGTGCTGGGCGCGGTGGAGCTGGCGCGCTTCGCCGGCCTCACCGAGCGCGTCATCGGGCTGACCGTGGTGGCCATCGGCACCTCGATGCCTGAGGTGGCGGCCTCGGTGGTGGCCGCACTCCGGGGCCGTACCGACGTGGCCGTGGCCAACCTGCTCGGTTCCAACATCTTCAACATCCTCGGCATCCTGGGCGTCACCGCCGTGATCCAGCCGGTGCCTGTGGCCGCCGAGACCCTTCGTGTGGACCTGGTCTGGATGCTGCTGACCGCCTTCGTGCTGTTCCCGGTGCTTCGCAGCGGCATGCGGGTCAGCCGCCTCGAGGGGCTCCTCCTGCTCGGGATCTACGCCGCGTACCTGGTGACGCTGCTCCGCTGA
- a CDS encoding NAD(P) transhydrogenase subunit alpha: MSRLTATTQAPDQPAPAPTHATADVDFWGLLFVFVLSSFIGMGVIRRVSRLLHTPLMSLTNAISAIAVVGAIIVAGGEYPPLIRAMGAVALFASMTNIVSGFLITNRMLKMFKTDEKRPGGGHAA; encoded by the coding sequence ATGAGCCGCCTCACCGCCACCACCCAGGCGCCGGACCAGCCCGCGCCGGCCCCCACCCACGCCACCGCCGACGTGGACTTCTGGGGCCTGCTGTTCGTCTTCGTGCTCTCGTCGTTCATCGGCATGGGCGTCATCCGCCGGGTCTCCCGGCTGCTGCACACCCCGCTCATGTCGCTCACCAACGCCATCTCCGCCATCGCGGTGGTGGGCGCCATCATCGTGGCCGGCGGCGAGTACCCGCCGCTCATCCGCGCCATGGGCGCGGTGGCGCTGTTCGCCTCGATGACCAACATCGTGAGCGGCTTCCTGATCACCAACCGCATGCTCAAGATGTTCAAGACCGACGAGAAGCGGCCCGGCGGAGGGCACGCGGCATGA
- the chrA gene encoding chromate efflux transporter has protein sequence MSPPDGTGKGGAEPLAPVPFGAAARFWFWLGCVSFGGPAGQIAIMHEELVERRRWVSEGRFLHALNYCMLLPGPEAQQLATYIGWLLHRTPGGLVAGACFVLPSLVLLILLSWTYAALGHLPAVAGVFAGLQPAVLALVLHAVHRIGRRTLTHPLFWGIALLGFGANTLLGVPFPLVIAAAALAGLAGQRLLPAAFARATPAHGAPAAVVDDAAPPPPHARWSLPRFVRVVALGLACWIIPIGALALAHGWHGALTQMAWFFTTAALLTFGGAYAVLPYVYQGAVGHYGWLTGPQMIDGLALGESTSGPLIMVVTFVGFVGGWQVTPLGAAHPLASGIAGALVATWFTFLPSFLFILAGGPLVESTHGEPRFTAPLTGVTAAVVGVMLGLAVFFGRHVFWPDLRGGGFDLPNLLLALAALVALVRFKVGVLPVLGAAALLGIARALIS, from the coding sequence ATATCACCTCCCGACGGGACCGGTAAGGGCGGCGCGGAGCCCCTCGCCCCCGTGCCGTTCGGTGCCGCCGCGCGCTTCTGGTTCTGGCTCGGCTGCGTGAGTTTCGGGGGGCCGGCGGGGCAGATCGCCATCATGCACGAGGAGCTGGTGGAGCGGCGCCGCTGGGTGAGCGAGGGCCGGTTCCTCCACGCGCTCAACTACTGCATGCTGCTCCCCGGCCCCGAGGCCCAGCAGCTCGCCACCTACATCGGCTGGCTGCTGCACCGCACCCCCGGCGGGCTCGTGGCCGGCGCCTGCTTCGTGCTGCCCTCGCTGGTGCTGCTCATCCTGCTCTCGTGGACCTACGCGGCGCTGGGTCACCTCCCCGCCGTGGCGGGGGTCTTCGCCGGGCTCCAGCCGGCGGTGCTCGCCCTGGTGCTGCACGCGGTGCACCGCATCGGCCGCCGCACCCTCACCCACCCGCTCTTCTGGGGCATCGCGCTGCTCGGCTTCGGCGCCAACACGCTGCTCGGCGTCCCGTTCCCCCTGGTGATCGCCGCCGCCGCGCTCGCGGGGCTCGCAGGCCAGCGGCTCCTGCCCGCCGCCTTTGCCCGGGCCACGCCCGCCCACGGCGCGCCCGCGGCGGTGGTCGATGACGCCGCACCGCCACCGCCCCACGCCCGCTGGTCGCTGCCGCGCTTCGTGCGCGTGGTGGCGCTGGGGCTCGCGTGCTGGATCATCCCCATCGGCGCGCTGGCCCTGGCCCACGGCTGGCACGGCGCCCTCACCCAGATGGCCTGGTTCTTCACCACCGCGGCGCTGCTCACCTTCGGGGGCGCCTACGCCGTGCTCCCCTACGTGTACCAGGGGGCGGTCGGCCACTACGGCTGGCTCACCGGCCCGCAGATGATCGACGGCCTGGCCCTCGGCGAGAGCACCTCCGGGCCCCTCATCATGGTCGTGACCTTCGTGGGCTTCGTCGGCGGGTGGCAGGTGACGCCCCTCGGCGCGGCGCATCCGCTCGCCTCCGGCATCGCCGGGGCGCTGGTGGCCACCTGGTTCACCTTCCTGCCATCGTTCCTGTTCATCCTGGCCGGCGGGCCGCTGGTCGAGTCCACCCACGGCGAGCCCCGCTTCACCGCGCCGCTCACCGGCGTCACCGCCGCCGTGGTGGGCGTCATGCTGGGCCTCGCGGTCTTCTTCGGCCGCCACGTCTTCTGGCCCGACCTCCGGGGCGGCGGGTTCGACCTCCCCAACCTGCTCCTCGCCCTCGCCGCCCTCGTCGCGCTGGTCCGCTTCAAGGTCGGCGTCCTCCCCGTCCTCGGCGCCGCGGCCCTCCTCGGCATCGCCCGCGCGCTGATCTCCTAG